One uncultured Alphaproteobacteria bacterium genomic region harbors:
- a CDS encoding Gluconate 2-dehydrogenase flavoprotein, translating to MARKEKPVDVVMIGLGWTNAILAIELADTGLSLLALDRGEDRDTVPDFAYPRMIDELTYGVRYKLMLPPAENTVTIRHTPKDTALPYRHLGSFLPGNGVGGAGVHWNGHTWRPEPAEFRLKSYVTESFGAKTIPEGMTIQDYPLSYEELEPYFDRFEKVLGVSGKAGNLNGEIREGGNPFEGPRSDEYPNPPLPPTYNRVLFEEAARGMGYHPFPMPSANMSRAYTNPYGMTLGPCNFCGFCERYGCINYSKSSPQTCILPALRRKTNFSYRTRAEVIRIDLDQDRTRAIGVTYVDETGEEVFQPADLVISGAYSYHNVRLLMLSGIGEIYDPAKNTGTLGRNYSYQMTGGHTLFFKDKNFNPFVGAGSNGSSLMDFGVGQLDMGKLGFVGGTIVTSAQYNGQPIRSLSLPSGTPSWGSAWKKAARDWYGHSMSIASHASNMAYRDCYLDLDPTYKDRHGLPLLRMTFDWKPNDLKMTQHFRSEIEPIAKSLEPDLLKASYKGPDSHYDVRPYQTTHNVGGAIVGASPRDSVLNRYCQSWNIHNVFVTGASAFPQNIQFNPTGLIGALAYWTARAIREDYLKDPRPLVQA from the coding sequence ATGGCCCGTAAGGAAAAACCCGTCGACGTGGTGATGATCGGCCTGGGATGGACCAACGCGATCCTGGCGATCGAACTCGCCGACACCGGGCTGTCGCTGCTGGCGCTCGACCGCGGCGAGGATCGCGACACCGTGCCCGATTTCGCCTACCCGCGGATGATCGACGAACTCACCTACGGCGTGCGCTACAAACTGATGCTGCCACCCGCCGAAAACACCGTCACCATCCGTCACACTCCCAAGGACACGGCCCTGCCGTACCGACACCTCGGCTCGTTCCTTCCCGGCAACGGCGTCGGCGGCGCGGGGGTGCATTGGAACGGTCACACCTGGCGTCCGGAACCCGCCGAATTCCGCCTCAAGTCCTACGTCACCGAAAGCTTCGGCGCGAAGACCATTCCCGAGGGAATGACGATCCAGGACTACCCGTTGAGCTACGAGGAACTCGAACCGTATTTCGACCGCTTCGAGAAGGTTCTCGGGGTCTCCGGCAAGGCCGGAAACCTCAACGGCGAAATCCGGGAAGGCGGCAATCCGTTCGAGGGACCGCGCTCCGACGAATATCCCAACCCGCCGCTGCCGCCCACCTACAACCGCGTGCTGTTCGAGGAAGCGGCGCGGGGCATGGGCTACCATCCGTTTCCCATGCCCTCCGCCAACATGTCGCGCGCCTACACCAACCCCTACGGCATGACTCTCGGGCCGTGCAACTTTTGCGGATTCTGCGAGCGCTACGGCTGCATCAACTATTCGAAGTCGTCGCCGCAGACCTGCATCCTGCCCGCCCTGCGGCGCAAGACCAACTTCTCCTACCGCACCCGCGCCGAGGTGATCCGCATCGATCTGGATCAGGACAGGACCCGCGCCATCGGCGTCACCTACGTCGACGAAACCGGCGAGGAGGTCTTCCAACCCGCGGATCTGGTGATCTCGGGCGCGTACTCGTACCACAACGTGCGGTTGCTGATGCTCTCGGGCATCGGCGAGATCTACGATCCGGCGAAGAACACCGGCACCCTCGGCCGGAACTATTCCTATCAGATGACCGGCGGCCACACCCTGTTCTTCAAGGACAAGAACTTCAATCCGTTCGTCGGCGCGGGCAGCAACGGGTCGAGCCTGATGGACTTCGGCGTCGGCCAGCTCGACATGGGCAAGCTCGGCTTCGTCGGCGGCACCATCGTCACCTCGGCGCAATACAACGGCCAGCCGATCCGCAGCCTGTCGCTGCCTTCCGGCACCCCGTCGTGGGGCAGCGCGTGGAAGAAAGCGGCGCGCGACTGGTACGGGCATTCGATGTCGATCGCCAGCCACGCCAGCAACATGGCCTACCGCGACTGCTACCTCGACCTCGACCCCACCTATAAGGACCGTCACGGCCTTCCGCTGCTACGCATGACCTTCGATTGGAAGCCCAACGACCTCAAGATGACCCAGCATTTCCGGTCGGAGATCGAGCCGATCGCGAAATCGCTCGAACCGGACCTGCTGAAGGCGAGCTACAAGGGGCCGGACTCCCACTACGACGTCCGCCCCTACCAGACCACCCACAACGTCGGCGGCGCGATCGTCGGCGCGTCGCCGCGCGACAGCGTGCTCAACCGCTATTGCCAGAGCTGGAACATCCACAACGTCTTCGTGACCGGCGCGAGCGCGTTCCCGCAGAACATCCAGTTCAACCCCACCGGCCTGATCGGCGCGCTCGCCTACTGGACCGCCCGAGCGATCCGCGAGGATTACCTCAAAGATCCGCGCCCGCTGGTGCAGGCATGA
- a CDS encoding Gluconate 2-dehydrogenase subunit 3, whose protein sequence is MTDPRTATSRRKLLKVSATSVAAAAMVGRGGTALGAPPPAPDLATYKPQAFSPDEWRFLLAACDRLIPEDETGPGALAANVPIFIDRQMGSDFGHARDWYMQGPFAEDPSPLMGYQSPLTPAEVYHLGIEATDTLCRNRHGTAFADATPDQRDAILEGLRTGAIALDGVSGKAFFEFLLQNTKEGFFADPLHGGNKHMIGWAMLGFPGARGAYREWVDQHDTPYPLGPVSLSGERR, encoded by the coding sequence ATGACCGATCCCCGCACCGCGACCTCGCGGCGCAAGCTGCTCAAAGTCTCCGCCACCTCGGTCGCCGCCGCCGCGATGGTCGGCCGCGGCGGCACCGCCCTCGGCGCACCGCCGCCGGCCCCGGATCTCGCCACCTACAAGCCCCAGGCCTTCTCCCCCGACGAATGGCGCTTTCTCCTCGCCGCCTGCGACCGCCTGATTCCCGAAGACGAAACCGGCCCCGGCGCGCTCGCCGCCAACGTGCCGATCTTCATCGACCGCCAGATGGGCAGCGACTTCGGCCACGCGCGCGACTGGTACATGCAAGGCCCGTTCGCCGAGGACCCCTCGCCGCTGATGGGCTATCAGTCGCCGCTCACCCCGGCGGAGGTCTACCACCTCGGCATCGAGGCCACCGATACCCTGTGCCGCAACCGTCACGGCACGGCGTTCGCCGACGCCACGCCGGACCAGCGAGACGCGATCCTCGAAGGCCTGCGCACCGGCGCGATCGCCCTCGACGGCGTATCGGGCAAGGCGTTTTTCGAGTTCCTCCTGCAAAACACCAAGGAAGGATTCTTCGCCGACCCGTTGCACGGCGGCAACAAGCACATGATCGGATGGGCGATGCTCGGTTTCCCCGGCGCGCGCGGCGCCTACCGCGAATGGGTCGACCAGCACGACACGCCCTATCCGCTCGGGCCGGTGAGCCTCTCCGGCGAAAGGAGATAG
- a CDS encoding conserved hypothetical protein (Evidence 4 : Homologs of previously reported genes of unknown function), which yields MAQDVGTLTLYREKSLFFDGAHPGPDLEPFARLAIRSNRVVCALASEGRVRRLVVRGHNIPTTLRLAGRIVDVFKADRMALDGDSAVDWQTLSDAVLSDYDRAFVPETWLAAYVDGACIYASKPLHPAFEVLEAESKGGEIDEAMLKRLAPRLVDIRSTRLRHDSRAAVVMNESSDGVRCAVIERRRGKDAAFSFHVQNPPRKRLRLSVTLYMAADLFELQNLYALAERVQRALAEAQGGALPFSLDQVEAITMRNAQLSALIKSFHESHAVRYRPAPPAYLPVGARI from the coding sequence ATGGCTCAGGACGTCGGCACGCTCACGCTTTACCGCGAGAAATCGCTGTTCTTCGACGGCGCCCACCCGGGACCCGATCTCGAACCGTTCGCCCGCCTCGCGATCCGCTCCAACCGCGTCGTCTGCGCCCTCGCCAGCGAGGGCCGGGTGCGCCGCCTGGTGGTGCGCGGCCACAACATCCCGACGACGCTGCGCCTCGCCGGACGGATCGTCGACGTCTTCAAGGCCGACCGGATGGCGCTGGACGGCGATTCCGCGGTCGACTGGCAGACCCTCTCCGACGCGGTGCTCTCCGACTACGACCGCGCCTTCGTGCCGGAAACCTGGCTCGCCGCCTATGTCGACGGCGCGTGCATCTACGCCTCGAAGCCGCTGCATCCGGCGTTCGAGGTGCTCGAGGCGGAATCCAAGGGCGGCGAGATCGACGAGGCGATGCTGAAACGCCTCGCGCCGCGCCTCGTCGACATCCGCTCCACCCGCCTGCGCCACGACAGCCGCGCGGCGGTGGTGATGAACGAATCGAGCGACGGGGTGCGCTGCGCGGTGATCGAGCGCCGCCGCGGTAAGGATGCGGCGTTCTCGTTCCACGTGCAGAATCCGCCGAGGAAGCGTCTGCGCCTGTCGGTCACCCTCTACATGGCCGCCGACCTGTTCGAGTTGCAGAACCTCTATGCCCTGGCCGAGCGGGTGCAGCGCGCGCTGGCCGAGGCCCAGGGCGGCGCGCTGCCGTTCTCCCTCGATCAGGTCGAGGCGATCACGATGCGCAACGCGCAGTTGAGCGCCCTGATCAAGAGCTTCCACGAGAGCCACGCGGTGCGCTATCGCCCCGCGCCGCCCGCCTATCTGCCGGTCGGCGCGCGCATCTGA
- a CDS encoding Trehalose-6-phosphate phosphatase: MSEWSLVYDRYDPSEQGLREALCTTGNGYFCTRGAFPWVKAGDVHYPGTYVAGGYNRLISKIGEHDQEHEDLVNFPNWLGLTFRIDGGKWFDLDAVEVLSFEQSLDLQEGMLKHAIRFRHDKTRETTLTMRRFVHMGWPHHAAQEMVVVAQNWSGTIEFRSSLDGQVDNRGVARYSHLASHHLDYIKSGEFTGVLSPDTMIYLITRSSQSRMRVGMAARTRVFRSNVWQEDAPVTVNAIDGYVEALIPVEIARGEPIRVEKVCTLYTSRDKAISEAGLAAREALDRCRNIAQLQQTHIRAWANYWERCDIVLHPSLHEEQKILRLHIFHLLQSASNHTLDLDVGLPSRGWTGESYRGHVFWDEVFMLPFLTFRLPIVSRSLLEYRYLRLGRARLNAQLEGFRGAMFPWQSGSDGREESKAMHFDCATGTWTPDDSRRQRHVNAMIAWNVWHYFLASGDRRWMGLRGAEIIVLIARFFASLAKYDPAEDRYDIEGVLGPDQFHHGYPASQPHTGVRNNAYTNVMVAWLMDTVLTVLDVIDDIYRRELMQKLDIQREELDVWADMSMKMTVPFFGDGIISQFEGFEQLDDLDLEAYRAKYGDIARLDRILAAEGDDANRYKVCKQADVLMLYYLFTESELSALLFRLGYDFTEEHYRRTMNYYMERTTHGTTLSHLVHASILTRNNDPRAWDWMQRVLRADLADIIGGTTREGIHLGMMSGTADMFQRGFTGARVSDGILNLDPVFQDKIKQMKCKLRFHGNWLAIDMTLDRISINADSAWSEPVTICVRGECRKLSPGSTLVFKL, from the coding sequence ATGAGCGAATGGAGCCTTGTCTACGATCGTTACGATCCTTCAGAGCAAGGCCTGCGCGAGGCGCTCTGCACCACCGGCAACGGCTACTTCTGCACCCGCGGCGCGTTCCCCTGGGTCAAGGCCGGCGACGTCCACTATCCGGGCACCTACGTCGCCGGGGGCTACAACCGCCTGATCTCGAAGATCGGCGAGCACGACCAGGAGCACGAAGACCTCGTCAACTTTCCCAACTGGCTGGGCCTGACCTTCCGCATCGACGGCGGCAAATGGTTCGACCTCGACGCCGTCGAGGTCCTGTCGTTCGAGCAGTCCCTCGACCTCCAGGAAGGCATGCTCAAGCACGCCATCCGCTTCCGCCACGACAAGACCCGCGAAACCACCCTGACGATGCGCCGCTTCGTCCACATGGGCTGGCCGCACCACGCCGCGCAGGAAATGGTGGTGGTGGCGCAGAACTGGTCGGGCACCATCGAGTTCCGCTCCTCCCTCGACGGACAGGTCGACAACCGCGGCGTCGCGCGCTACTCCCACCTCGCCTCCCACCATCTCGACTACATCAAGAGCGGCGAGTTCACCGGGGTGCTCAGCCCCGACACCATGATCTATCTCATCACCCGCTCCTCGCAGAGCCGCATGCGCGTAGGCATGGCGGCGCGCACCCGGGTGTTCCGCAGCAACGTCTGGCAGGAGGACGCGCCGGTCACCGTCAACGCCATCGACGGTTACGTCGAGGCGCTGATCCCGGTGGAGATCGCCCGCGGCGAGCCGATCCGGGTGGAGAAGGTCTGCACCCTCTACACCTCGCGCGACAAGGCGATCTCGGAGGCGGGCCTCGCCGCCCGCGAGGCGCTCGACCGCTGCCGCAACATCGCGCAGCTCCAGCAGACCCACATCCGCGCCTGGGCCAACTACTGGGAGCGCTGCGACATCGTGCTGCATCCGTCGCTGCACGAGGAGCAGAAGATTCTGCGGCTGCACATCTTCCACCTGCTGCAGTCGGCCTCGAACCACACCCTCGATCTCGACGTCGGCCTGCCCTCGCGCGGCTGGACCGGCGAGAGCTACCGCGGGCACGTGTTCTGGGACGAAGTCTTCATGCTGCCGTTCCTCACCTTCCGCCTGCCGATCGTGTCGCGCTCGCTGCTCGAATACCGCTACCTGCGCCTCGGCCGCGCGCGCCTCAACGCGCAGCTCGAAGGCTTCCGCGGCGCGATGTTCCCGTGGCAGAGCGGCTCGGACGGGCGCGAGGAATCGAAGGCGATGCACTTCGACTGCGCCACCGGCACCTGGACTCCCGACGACTCGCGCCGCCAGCGCCACGTCAACGCGATGATCGCGTGGAACGTCTGGCACTACTTCCTCGCCTCCGGCGACCGCCGCTGGATGGGCCTGCGCGGCGCCGAGATCATCGTCCTGATCGCGCGGTTCTTCGCCTCGCTGGCGAAATACGACCCGGCGGAGGATCGCTACGACATCGAGGGCGTGCTGGGTCCGGACCAGTTCCACCACGGCTACCCCGCCTCCCAGCCGCACACCGGCGTGCGCAACAACGCCTACACCAACGTGATGGTGGCGTGGCTGATGGACACGGTGCTGACCGTGCTCGACGTGATCGACGACATCTACCGCCGCGAACTGATGCAGAAGCTCGACATCCAGCGGGAGGAACTCGACGTCTGGGCGGACATGAGCATGAAGATGACGGTGCCGTTCTTCGGCGACGGCATCATCAGCCAGTTCGAAGGTTTCGAGCAGCTCGACGACCTCGACCTCGAAGCCTACCGCGCCAAGTACGGCGACATCGCCCGGCTCGACCGCATCCTCGCCGCCGAGGGCGACGACGCCAACCGCTACAAGGTCTGCAAGCAGGCCGACGTGCTGATGCTCTACTACCTCTTCACCGAGTCGGAGCTTTCGGCGCTGCTGTTCCGCCTCGGCTACGACTTCACCGAGGAGCACTACCGCCGCACCATGAACTACTACATGGAGCGCACCACCCACGGCACCACCCTCAGCCACCTCGTCCACGCCAGCATCCTCACCCGCAACAACGACCCGCGGGCGTGGGACTGGATGCAGCGGGTCCTGCGCGCCGACCTCGCCGACATCATCGGCGGCACCACCCGGGAGGGCATCCACCTCGGCATGATGTCGGGCACCGCCGACATGTTCCAGCGCGGCTTCACCGGCGCGCGGGTCAGCGACGGCATCCTCAACCTCGACCCGGTGTTCCAGGACAAGATCAAGCAGATGAAGTGCAAGCTGCGCTTCCACGGCAACTGGCTCGCCATCGACATGACGCTCGACCGCATCAGCATCAACGCCGATTCGGCATGGTCGGAGCCGGTGACGATCTGCGTGCGCGGCGAGTGCCGCAAGCTCTCGCCCGGATCGACCCTGGTGTTCAAACTTTAG
- a CDS encoding Lytic transglycosylase, protein MTRPAARFALRLFPALAAALFAWFVNGMAFAWEGMCLDTAARVNAREGLPPHMLGSIAITESGRLDPDTKAKVAWPWTVTSGGDGQYFPTKAAAIAEVRRLKAAGVANIDVGCMQINLKYHPDAFASLDAAFDPETNVRYAAKFLKELRAANGSWAEAVRHYHSADDDRSFAYAKRVAKNYHELTGDDAARPVQVAQRTNAKRMSAASRARVAPPPAHVASAEEIEKKRAAARAEAEDWRRRKLEAYLARKAGAVDG, encoded by the coding sequence ATGACCCGACCCGCCGCCCGCTTCGCCCTCCGCCTTTTCCCGGCTCTGGCTGCCGCGCTTTTCGCGTGGTTCGTCAACGGGATGGCGTTCGCGTGGGAGGGCATGTGCCTCGATACCGCGGCGCGGGTCAACGCCCGCGAGGGGCTGCCGCCGCACATGCTCGGCAGCATCGCGATCACCGAAAGCGGCCGTCTCGACCCCGACACCAAGGCAAAAGTTGCCTGGCCGTGGACCGTCACCTCCGGCGGCGACGGGCAGTATTTTCCCACCAAGGCGGCGGCGATCGCCGAGGTGCGGCGGCTCAAGGCCGCGGGCGTCGCCAACATCGACGTCGGCTGCATGCAGATCAATCTGAAATATCATCCCGACGCCTTCGCCAGCCTCGACGCCGCCTTCGACCCCGAAACCAACGTCCGCTACGCCGCGAAATTCCTCAAGGAGCTGCGCGCCGCCAACGGCAGCTGGGCGGAAGCGGTGCGGCACTACCACTCCGCCGACGACGATCGCAGCTTCGCCTATGCCAAGCGGGTGGCGAAGAACTACCACGAGCTCACCGGCGACGATGCGGCGCGGCCGGTGCAGGTGGCGCAGCGCACCAACGCCAAGCGGATGTCGGCGGCCTCCAGGGCCCGCGTCGCGCCGCCGCCCGCGCACGTGGCGAGCGCCGAGGAGATCGAGAAGAAGCGCGCCGCCGCCCGCGCCGAAGCGGAGGACTGGCGCCGCCGCAAGCTCGAGGCCTACCTCGCCCGCAAGGCCGGCGCGGTCGACGGCTGA
- a CDS encoding ABC-type uncharacterized transport system, with protein MPFWTSNDGWRTRGFGILLFVLTVMQVGIPVALNIWNEKLFNALEARHMDSFVNLMGILALVIAANVLITSSHLRVKRRLQVEWRKWLTYRVFREWMSGGRQYLLNFVPGDHDNPDGRIAEDIRIATESAIDLAHSLTYSLLLLVSFTQILWSLSGPVLKTFGGLEIPLPGHLVFLAIAYSGLGAVVAWALGKPLVRAVDRRQTDEANFRFGLVHARENAMAIALLHGETGERRHFRSLFRRVIRAWDGQTWALTKLMYFSSTWSVLSMAFPFLVAAPRYIAGLITLGVLMQTAQAFGQMTAALSWPIDNLAGVAAWRASVERILRLSESLDVVAKRIAAGGHDGIHVESSGAPEMSFRDVEIADSNGATQIARFSATVAAGERVLITGDPGAAVKVFKVVARLWPWGHGRVGLPETGSIFFMPHHPYLPIGPLRTAVVFPQVPKTEEDEALKAALVRVGLPDFVDRLDDVEDWEQTLSAGEQQRLGFVRLLLHKPDWIFIQEATDGLDRDTERRMMEMLLAAYPRAAIITISHRTSMEQYHARRLTLMRVNGFAVVEDCLLP; from the coding sequence ATGCCGTTCTGGACCTCGAACGACGGCTGGCGCACGCGCGGCTTCGGCATTCTCCTGTTCGTCCTCACGGTGATGCAGGTCGGCATCCCGGTGGCGCTCAACATCTGGAACGAGAAGCTCTTCAACGCCCTCGAAGCGCGTCATATGGACAGCTTCGTCAACCTGATGGGGATCCTCGCGCTCGTCATCGCAGCCAACGTGCTGATCACCTCCAGCCACCTCCGGGTCAAGCGGCGGCTCCAGGTGGAATGGCGCAAGTGGCTGACCTATCGCGTGTTCCGCGAGTGGATGTCGGGCGGACGGCAGTATCTTCTCAACTTCGTGCCCGGCGACCACGACAATCCGGACGGCCGCATCGCCGAGGATATCCGCATCGCCACCGAATCCGCGATCGACCTCGCGCATTCGCTCACCTATTCGCTGTTGCTGCTGGTGAGCTTCACGCAGATTCTCTGGTCGCTCTCCGGCCCGGTGCTGAAGACCTTCGGCGGCCTCGAAATTCCGCTGCCGGGACATCTGGTGTTTCTCGCGATCGCCTATTCGGGGCTCGGCGCGGTGGTCGCCTGGGCGCTGGGCAAGCCGCTGGTCCGCGCCGTCGACCGCCGCCAGACCGACGAGGCGAACTTCCGCTTCGGTCTGGTGCACGCGCGCGAGAACGCCATGGCGATCGCGCTGCTGCACGGCGAAACCGGCGAGCGCCGCCACTTCCGCAGTCTGTTCCGGCGCGTCATCCGCGCCTGGGACGGCCAGACCTGGGCGCTCACCAAGCTGATGTATTTCAGCTCGACCTGGTCCGTTCTCTCGATGGCGTTTCCGTTCCTGGTCGCCGCGCCGCGCTACATCGCCGGGCTGATCACCCTCGGGGTGCTGATGCAGACCGCCCAGGCGTTCGGCCAGATGACGGCGGCGTTGTCGTGGCCGATCGACAATCTCGCGGGCGTGGCGGCGTGGCGCGCCTCGGTGGAACGGATCCTCCGCCTGTCGGAAAGCCTCGACGTGGTGGCGAAGCGGATCGCGGCGGGCGGTCACGACGGCATCCACGTCGAGAGTTCGGGCGCGCCGGAGATGTCGTTCCGCGACGTCGAGATCGCGGATTCCAACGGCGCGACGCAGATCGCGCGGTTCTCGGCCACCGTCGCGGCGGGGGAGCGGGTGCTGATCACCGGCGATCCGGGCGCGGCGGTGAAGGTGTTCAAGGTGGTGGCGCGGCTGTGGCCGTGGGGACACGGCCGAGTCGGCCTGCCGGAAACCGGCTCGATCTTTTTCATGCCGCATCACCCCTATCTGCCGATCGGGCCGCTGCGCACCGCCGTGGTGTTTCCGCAAGTGCCGAAGACGGAGGAGGACGAAGCGCTCAAGGCGGCGCTGGTGCGCGTCGGCCTGCCGGATTTCGTCGATCGCCTCGACGACGTCGAGGACTGGGAACAGACCCTGTCGGCGGGGGAGCAGCAGCGCCTGGGGTTCGTCCGCCTGCTGCTGCACAAGCCCGACTGGATCTTCATCCAGGAGGCGACCGACGGCCTCGACCGCGACACCGAGCGGCGGATGATGGAAATGCTGCTGGCCGCCTATCCCCGCGCCGCGATCATCACCATCAGTCACCGCACCAGCATGGAGCAATACCATGCCCGCCGCCTGACCCTGATGCGGGTCAACGGCTTCGCGGTGGTCGAGGACTGCCTGCTGCCGTAA
- the pflA gene encoding pyruvate formate lyase activating enzyme 1 (Evidence 2a : Function of homologous gene experimentally demonstrated in an other organism; Product type e : enzyme), whose amino-acid sequence MSETQPPHTAPPSAPQPGAEAGFLHSVETGAAVDGPGMRFVYFLSGCMFRCLYCHNPDTWRIGGGRRVSLAEAVAEIAPYARFLRRAGGVTVSGGEPMVQAAFVGALLRKIKARFGLHTALDTQGFLHANMPDDWFDPVDLVLLDIKQIDPAKHRALTGKDAGPSLDCARRLARLGKPMWLRYVLVPGWSDDAADVSALADFLANEVGPTLERVEILPLHHLGAFKWKELGLPYALENTPPPAPELIRATREIFAARGIVAI is encoded by the coding sequence GTGAGCGAAACCCAACCGCCCCACACGGCGCCCCCCTCCGCCCCCCAACCCGGGGCGGAGGCCGGGTTTCTCCACTCGGTGGAAACCGGCGCCGCCGTCGACGGACCGGGAATGCGGTTCGTCTACTTCCTCTCCGGCTGCATGTTCCGCTGCCTCTACTGCCACAATCCCGACACCTGGCGGATCGGCGGCGGCCGCCGCGTTTCGCTCGCCGAGGCGGTGGCCGAGATCGCGCCCTACGCGCGGTTCCTCAGACGCGCGGGTGGCGTCACCGTCTCCGGCGGCGAACCGATGGTGCAGGCGGCGTTCGTCGGTGCGCTGCTGCGCAAGATCAAGGCGCGCTTCGGCCTGCACACCGCCCTCGACACCCAGGGCTTCCTCCACGCCAACATGCCCGACGACTGGTTCGACCCGGTCGATCTGGTGCTGCTCGACATCAAGCAGATCGACCCGGCGAAACACCGCGCCCTCACCGGCAAGGACGCCGGCCCCAGTCTCGACTGCGCCCGCCGCCTCGCGCGGCTGGGCAAGCCGATGTGGCTGCGCTACGTGCTGGTGCCGGGCTGGAGCGACGACGCGGCGGACGTCTCCGCCCTTGCCGACTTCCTCGCGAACGAGGTGGGGCCGACGCTGGAACGGGTAGAAATCCTGCCGCTGCACCACCTCGGCGCGTTCAAGTGGAAGGAGCTGGGGCTCCCCTACGCCCTCGAAAACACCCCGCCGCCCGCGCCGGAGCTGATTCGGGCGACCCGCGAGATTTTCGCCGCGCGCGGCATCGTCGCGATCTGA